A region from the Triticum urartu cultivar G1812 chromosome 1, Tu2.1, whole genome shotgun sequence genome encodes:
- the LOC125554761 gene encoding probable serine/threonine-protein kinase PBL16: protein MGNCWFRGSSYINRVSTAKSETPKIQSPSERDRSDESRLPSNAREVEAMRLDSAARNPLTAFSFEELRKVTNGFRQDSLIGGGGFGRVYKGAVGTDGSGDEPLQVAVKVHDGDNSFQGHREWLAEVIFLGHLSHPNLVKLAGYCCEGEHRVLVYEYMPLGSVESHLFSRVMAPLAWATRMKIALGAARGLAFLHEAEKPVIYRDFKTSNILLDHDFNAKLSDFGLAKDGPVGDMSHVSTRIMGTYGYAAPEYIMTGHLTAMSDVYSYGVVLLELVTGRKSLDKSRPVREQTLADWALPMLTHKKKVLGILDPRLDSDDYPVRSVQKAAMLAYHCLSSNPKARPLMRDIVASLEPLQQPELMPANV, encoded by the exons ATGGGTAACTGCTGGTTTCGGGGGAGTTCCTACATTAACAGGGTCTCCACTGCAAAGTCAG AGACTCCCAAGATCCAGAGCCCGTCGGAGAGGGACCGGAGCGATGAGAGTAGGCTGCCGTCGAACGCGAGGGAGGTGGAGGCCATGCGGCTCGACTCGGCCGCGCGGAACCCGCTGACCGCCTTCTCTTTCGAGGAGCTCCGGAAGGTGACTAACGGGTTCCGGCAGGACTCGCtaatcggcggcggcggcttcggcagGGTGTACAAGGGTGCCGTGGGTACGGACGGCAGCGGAGACGAGCCCCTGCAGGTCGCCGTCAAGGTGCACGACGGGGATAACAGCTTCCAGGGCCACAGGGAATGGCTG GCGGAGGTGATCTTCTTGGGCCACCTATCACACCCGAATCTGGTGAAGCTAGCGGGCTACTGTTGTGAGGGCGAGCACCGGGTGCTGGTCTACGAGTACATGCCGCTCGGCAGCGTGGAGTCACACCTGTTCTCAC GGGTGATGGCGCCCCTGGCGTGGGCGACGAGGATGAAGATCGCGCTCGGCGCGGCGAGGGGCCTGGCGTTCCTTCATGAGGCCGAGAAGCCCGTCATCTACCGCGATTTCAAGACCTCCAACATCCTCCTCGACCATGACTTCAACGCCAAGCTCTCCGACTTCGGCCTCGCCAAGGACGGCCCCGTCGGCGACATGTCCCACGTCTCCACCCGCATCATGGGCACCTACGGCTATGCCGCCCCAGAGTACATCATGACAG GGCACCTGACGGCGATGAGCGACGTGTACAGCTACGGGGTGGTGCTGCTGGAGTTGGTGACAGGGCGCAAGTCGCTGGACAAGTCGCGTCCGGTGCGGGAGCAGACGCTGGCGGACTGGGCGCTGCCGATGCTGACGCACAAGAAGAAGGTGTTGGGGATCCTAGACCCAAGGCTCGACTCTGACGACTACCCCGTCAGGTCCGTGCAGAAGGCGGCCATGCTCGCGTACCACTGCCTCAGTAGCAACCCCAAGGCGCGGCCGCTCATGCGCGACATCGTCGCCTCCCTCGAGCCGCTGCAGCAACCGGAGCTCATGCCCGCCAACGTGTGA